Part of the Salminus brasiliensis chromosome 2, fSalBra1.hap2, whole genome shotgun sequence genome, TCCAGATTAGAAGAGAACACTGTGTTATGATACACATGTATGGTTTCACAGTGAAACTGCATCTGCATACCTAcagctgtttatttgtttctgttAATATTTACCTGCAACAGATGGATATTAATAAAGTACAGCCTTTGTTTAGGAGGAGGTGTAAATATTTAGTATGAGTTTGTGTGCTTCGTCGTTTTGCTTTAGGAATGCTTCAGATGAATTCTAgacaatatttacattatagccTATTTCTGAACTTTCGTcagtatattacattattaggaGAATATTCAACATCTAACAGACCTCTGAATGTTGCGCCTTTCAGCTCTTTAGCAGATAATCTCACAGTCGTGTCTTCACTTCCACATGTAACTGAAGGAACCTGCAGATGTGCTCCAGATGCAGAAGACGGGCAGGTGTGAGTTCTCACAGTGTTCTTCTCCAGAATACTGTTTGAGTAGCCCATCTTCACAGAGTACTGCTTCTTCTGTCTGACCTGAGGAGAAGAGAATACAGGATGAATCTGAGCAACCCCGATTACATTAATGCTGATGAAATCACACCGAGCATCAGTGATGAGACACAGCGTAATCAGCAGCAGGAATTCTAGACTTCTAtctgtatataatatatctgTCTCACCCAGTGGTCCAGGAAGCAGTCCTTATAGAAGACCCTGAGCAGTGAGCTGGGCTGCAGCTCCACATGACTGCACTCCAGCAGGAGGGTTCTGATGGAAACGCGAGGATGGTCGTCTAATAGGAGAAGCAGAAGAACAGTTTATACCCCTCATTCACCTTAGTGAGTGGAAACAGAGCTTCTCCCCTGTTAAACAGTGTGTGGGAAAGACTATAAGCAGTACTGCTGAATAAAGAACAGCAAGACGACCCAAGATCCTCACAGAACCTCACAGATCCAGAACCCCCAGTTGAGAATGGAGGGACTCTTAGCTGCTGCATTTGACCTTTTTAATTCCTCAAAGAGGTTCATTTAGCCCAGATTTTCCACTTTGCTGGAAAGGTAACCCTCGGGTACCAGCTGGAGTAGGAACTGGGATGGGTTTTAAAATGTGGACTGGGTGGAGGTCACTCAAGAAGATCACACTGCTTCACCACCCTCATAGTGCAGTGCAGAAGCTCCACACACGAGCGCAGCGAGATGGTTAAAAAGTGCTCTTACTGAACAGCAGGTACAGGTTGGAGCGCTGATCTGGAGAACATCTGATGGTCAGACTTTCAGTGTCACAGTAAAACATGGGCTGATCAATGAGAGATTCCTCAGCAGCTCTTTTCTCCTGAGACCCTACAGAGGAACATCAGAGGAACATTAGTTACTGTATAATCTACTGTATTTACAGAAGAACAGTTTACATGCAGTAAAAGCTCTGCTTACCTTCGCTGTGCTGGATGTGTCCATTAAATGGTGCACCAAGACAACAGCACCCAAAAAGCAGCACCCGAAccactgcacacacaaacatctcCAAATGCTCTCAGACGGCTTCGTCCTGAGGTCTCATGCTTTAATAAGAAAGGAGGGTATAAGTGTATAGTGACGGGtggctggggggggggtgtccccATGTTCCCATGATCTGGTAACAATTACGAACAGAACATAGTGCAGCGGGCACAGATAGTGCTTAATGACGCATGTatctcatttgtgtgtgtgtgtgtgtgcgtgtgtgtgactGCTTCCATCAGCCATGCTTAATCACTCCAAGAGGACCTTGGAGCTCGTCAGAACACAGTTTAATTAATATAAACaacagcatttttttaaatgtgaaaagtCTTCAGTAAGAGAAAAGCTGCTCAGGTGggttcagtgaggtcaggtgactgactcgGCTATTAAAGAACAGTACTTTCAGAAGGTTTTAGGTTTTTTGTGGTATGGTTTGGGGCATTGCTCATCTGTACTGTTAAGAACCGATCTTCCAGTGGTCCAGTTCCACTGACCCAATCATTCATGTCCATGCTGTAATAcagcctccaccatgtttaacagattccttcctctccttctccttaTGGAAGTTACTCTGGGCTTCATCTGTCTGAAGATATTTGATCCAGACGTCTTGTAGATGGTCTTAGTCTAATCTGATCATTCTGTTCTCGAGGGTTACCAGTGGTCCGGACTTGAAGTAAACCCTGTTCTTACACTAATTGATGGTGTCTCATGATGATGAACACAGCTCATTGAGAGGCTTTGTGACAACGTCTGAAGATGCCTTTTCTTTATTCTCTAATAAATCCTGCGATCatctgctttagtcatttttCCATGGTCTTATTGGTGGTGCTGAGCTCCACATGTTGATTGGCCGCTCCTAAGGTTTCTGCTCTGATGGGTttgttgattttattttatttttctcagAATAATGATGGCTGCATAATATGCACCATGTCCACACAGACTTAACACAGCAGTATTCTTAAACACAGATTCCTAaaaactcaacatctgctgctcctcGTCTGATCACACTGTTGGTAAggaaccctgcagctgatcagtgtttagtAAGCACTAACGATATCCTTCTTAAGATGAGAAAAGCAGACTGTCTCACGACACGGTAAAATATCCTCCTATTGCCCAACTATTCATGTACATGTTGATGTTCAAACtttaattaaaagtttaaatCAGTcgtttaataaatgttaaactgtcAGTCTGAGAGCCGCTAATGCTCACCTGCTCTGAATCAGCAGAGAGAAGCAGGATAACAAACATCCTACCTTCAGCTTCATTTAGGCAGCTGGACCCGCGTACCGATACACCATGGCAGCGTGCTTTGACAAGGACAGAACACTGGATATCTAGGCTTAGAGAAGTTAGCTAGCACCTCTTTAGAGGATGAAGCCTCAAAGCTGAGAGTGCAGAGTCGAGGGAATGGTCTGAGGAGGGTAGGCGGGTTCTTCTTCAgcagactggctcatccaggttcacCTGCTCTCCCTTTTAATGGGACTCAGCCTGGCTCAGCTCGGCTGGGGGggcttgtttttatttctgctcTTAAACGCACGTGGGGGAAAGAGCTAATTAGGCCGTTAACTAGATACACACAGATTCAGATTCTAGATCAGACCTGAAACAGTATTGTTTTAAACAAAGCAAGacagtatttgtatttttatactGAGTATTTGTATTTAGTAAATATGTGTGGTTTACTACAGTGAGGGACGATGCACCTACATTCCTCATTCCCCTTCACACCGGAGTGATACTATGAACCTGATCTGATCAGAGTATAACAGTGTCGAACAGTATTACCGCCCAAGTATAAACCACACACTACGGTTTTATCACAACATTACCTAAACGAGGTCCACATCCACTCATCAACCTATCTGTCCACCCACCCATTTCTCCATACAGCcctccatctatccacccagtCACGCTCCCACTCTCTACTGAGTGGGCAACGTCCAGTAGtggcactcactcactcacaataAACACTGCATTCTGTGGATAAACTTAAATATCTTTATTAAGAGTCAGACTTATTAACCAAATCAGCTCTTACACCCACAGTTACCAACTCCAAACGgatctcatacacacacagacacacacacacacacacacacacacacacaggtgttcAGCTCATCGGTCATCTGTCCGTCACTTGTAGGCGTTGGCTTTGTGTTTAGGGAGGAAGCTGAAGTTTTTTGGCACTGGTCCAAGCAGCATCTCACTGCAGATGAACAACAAACAAGCAGATCAACACAGACTGAACagaacaggagtgtgtgtgctgtaatcAGGCTGTAGAAGACCTCGTCCCCCCCTGCAGAACATCTAATCTGGGTGGTCTTCAGCGCTGTGAGCTGCTGAACTCCCATCATTCCATCTTCTCCATTCAGCCCCAGCCTGCTCTGATTCACAGCCATAGTTCATAAAACTCCATCAGATTTCCCCAGCTCTCCACCTCCCACTGCTGTGAAAAAGTGTCTGCCCCCTTTCTGACCTTCTGAATTCTTGACTAGTCTTAGAACAGAATGTAGGAGGAACCTTAACATCAAGATGAGCTTCGTTAAAGCTCTCCATTATAAACAGGGTTCCTCCACGACTTCGCTCAGATCGCTCATCTGACACTCCGGCATGTCTGGAGGGATAAACTGAGAGGAACTCCAAGACTGCTACAACTGATTTACATCTAAACACCATATTCACACCTGATCTTAATCCAGTCTCCTACGTGCTGGCTGGCCATCAGAGTCTCCAGGTAATCTCGACCCATGTAAAACGGAGGACGCTCGTTTATCTTCTGCGGCACTCGCTCCAGCAGACCCACTGGGATATATCTAGAACAcaggaagagaggaagagatcaATAAAAGCAAATAAGAGATAGCAGCGTTAAAGCAGGCAGGACGTATTCGGTTCTGTTCAGTGTAACACAGCACAGCATGTGACCAAGTGGAGAACCCTCAGAATGTTCTAGGTGTCCAGAGAACATCTACTAATTTCTGGAAAAGAACTTCCAACCCCATCAAGGTGAGTGTAGCTGACTGTTCTTCTACAGGAGATTGAAGCTAGGATTTAAACTTGATTAGGAAATCATTTCCTTCaagatcattaaaaaaaaaaaatctacctGTACCAACAGACCTGTATctctccagtgtgtgtgtgtgtgttcagtatgaGATTTAGAGCACCACCTGCAGGTGAAGGAGAGCCACTCCAGCAGGAAGGTCCTGGTCTTCTCCACTCCCTGTGTGTCGGAGCCCCAGTGCTCCAGGCCGTAGTTCGTGAAGTCCCGCAGGATGTCCATTCTCTCTCCGGAGGAAATGTCCCAGTGCCTCCTTTCCTTAATCTCAGTAAAGAGCCACGGCTTTATCAGAGCACctctgtgacacacacacacacacacacacacacacacacttaaccttTACCAAGGCACTAAAGGGCCCAAATAATTAAGTCCAGGTCTCTTTGCTATCTAAACCAGTTGTAATTTAatagaaagaagaaaagaaagtagAAACCCACCAGCACTCTGCTGCAGTTGCACAAACTCCTGGGacagatttttactttctggacctgaattttccacCTCTAATAAATGTAGTGTGTAAGTGATTGCTCAAAAGCcctgtagccccacccattcatcctgcaccactttagctccacccattcatcctgcAGCAGTTtggctccacccattcatcctgcAGCAGCAGTTCAGCCCTTCTCCTTAAtggtcttaaaggtacagtgtgtttaatggtaCAGGATAAAGAGAGGCTGGAAAAATGCTTgtgtaaacattttaaaaccatcacacacacacttagtgaTATGCAAtcagacacaacacacacacacactgaccttgCCAGCATGATTCCAGATACTCCAGTCTCTCTGGCTTTCAGAGCGTCTTCATAAGATAGAATATCTCCAttaccttcagagagagagagagagagagagagagagagagagagagagagatgagcttCTCACCACTGTACAGCTGAGTATTTGTGCAGTTCTGACCGACACCAGCAGGTGGCAGTGCCAATTCCTCCTCTATAGGGTGTTCCCTCCTTACCAGTAGAACATCAACCTGCAGCAGTGTGGAGCAATAAAGCTCCAGTCTGGCTCCGATACCTTTGCAttgagcagagtgtgtgtgtgtgtgtgtgtgtgtgtgtgtgtgtgtgtgtgtgtataaatagttCATTAACAGCCCATTATATatattcagtgttttattaagaAACAATATTTGATCTTTGTTCTGGTATTGGTAGATAGAGATGATCATTGTATCGTCTCTGAAATCTGACcatcatttatttaacaaaacaatgaaagacTAATTCCTActgaggaaaaagttagaacaccctCTGCCCCAACAGCCAACCAGATCTTCCCCTGAAACAACCTCAATCAGACATTTCCTAGAATCATCTACCAGCCTCAGAGTGGGAGGAGCTTTTCCTACTCCTctatgcagaattctttcagctgtgtgatgtggGAGGGGTTTCTTGCTGCACAGCCTGTTTCATCCTGAGGTTCTGCTGCTGGGCTGATCTTGTAggacggtctgatctggtcatgctggtcagctgttcctcttgtagatgatttagtggacagtggaacagcggctgatctctaactgttctgagatcagtttaaacccccttcccagactcctctgcatctccacccttctttctgaaggcctcagagatctctggatctgaccatggtgatcttcttcacccctaaCTTCAActatcaagatcagaccagactaaacatctgaggtttagATCAGACtccaggctcctccagaataatcctctccaaccatgttctgatgatctgcagctgatcttctgctcctgactCTGATTCTACTCTTTAGTAGGAgggatgcatgtgtgtgtgtgtgtattttataaATGCTGATTAAAGATGTTTCTTtaggtgtgtgagtttagtgaGATTACCTCCACCTCTCAGTGCTGATcagacagagatcagatctTTAAATATCTTCAGAAAGATGAAGTGCGTGAGTGTGAGATTTACCGAACAGGGGCACAGGGCTGGCGAGTTTGGAGCAAGTGTCGATGTAATTCCAGTCGGCCAGTTTAGTGTAGCGCTGCTCTCGAGAACGACCatgcagctacacacacacacacacacacacacacacacacacacacacacacacacagagaaagagagcgagagagagagagagttataaTTTGCCTGTAATAAACAGAGGTGATTTTGTATGTGTGGTCTCATCCAAACGTTCTTCCCATCTGAGTGTCTAATCTCAAACTGTCTGATCTGATGTTTTTCGATTACTCAATTTTCTTCATGGAACCAGGTTCCACAGTTTAGAACCATCTGTGTTATTTCATGGTCCAGACTAGGCCGGTCATGATGACTgtttcaggtgtgaaaacactgGTTCTTTAAAGGAACCTTCTTTAACAAAGGCAATGGTAATTGGTAATCTGGCAATCCAAAGAACCATTCTGACACTTTTTTATTCAGGACCATACAGGACCCTTAGAGGGCATATTAAAGTACTGAAGGGGTTCTCACAGAAATACAGGGGTGCTCTCTGCTCTGGTAGACACTGCCCCCTGTAAACTGTCAACACTGTGACTAGACACAtctaaacagtgtgtgtgtgtgtgtgtgtgtgtgtgtgtgtgtgtgtgtgtgtgtgtgtgtgtacacactgtGATCAGAGACACGCCCCACTTCTTCAGCTCTGGGATGAGCTTGTGAGCGACGTTGCAGTTCTGCTGAACTCCTGTGCGGATTTTAACAGTCAGAGGGACGTCTAGAACCTGAAAAGAGCCATACGCATTCAGTAAGCCACACACTGCGATACAGAACCGCTGAGATACACAAGACTACAGTCATAGCCCAGACTTATACAACACAGGGTTCTCCAGGGGTTCTTTGATACAGGTAACAAAGTAAAGGGTTATTCATAAGTTCAATAGTTTTTATAGAACTGAGACAACTCTTTGAATGCAACAGGGCTCATCTTTTGGCTTTAtataatggttctatataaagaGATTAcagccaaagaacccttttagtgATGTCTAGAACCCGTTTAGAGAGCTGTGAttagaaaaaagacagaaagcagAACACTTACAGAGTTCATTCCTCTGACAATCTGCTCAAACTTGTTAGTTCTGGTCATCAGGCCACACCCcccaccctacacacacacacacacacacacacacattatacacagcTCAAAGATGTGCACATATCTAGAGCAGCTAGAACATTAAAGCAGGATTGCTAATAAGGGGTGCAATACAGGGCTCTGGGGTGTCCAGCCGGGTCCAGCTGAGGCTAGGTTCACATTACAGGAGTCACTGGTCAGTTCAGGGTTTGGCTCGGGGGGATCTGGGGTTCACAGTAATGGGCTGAATCTGTCTGTAATGTGAAGGAGTTGGCCCCTGGAACTGTACACATCCACACACTGATCCACAAGCGTATACGGTCAGTCCTGAGGATGTACTGCTCCATGTTCTGTCTGTACCTTCTTGTACACCAGGTCTATGGGGCAGCCGGAGTTTATGTCCACAAAGTCCACGTCAATGTTCTGAttgagcagctcagcacatctGGTCATGGTGTCTGGAAAACAGCCCTCCAGCTGCAGGAGAAACATCAGCACAACATTCAGCCAGACACTCCTACATGCTCTCTGATACAGTGTTCACCATAAACATGGACTAGAGTATACACCACCTCTGCTGCTCGAACCACCCAGGAGTTCCCCACCTTCTCCTCCCTGCTccatcacccccctccccctctctgaTTTCTTCATAGATGAAGATCCACCATCAGTCAAGCTGCACTGTAAAGAGATTGGAGGATCCTACCCCAGCAGACACGCCCTACTAACCTACTGGACATGTCCAACACCATACAAAACCCATACTGGGCCGGCACCACCATCCCAGAACCTGGCCTGCTGAGTCCCACTTCTGAAAAGGGGTTCCTTAATTGTTCTTTTGTAAAAATAGTGGTTCCTCAGCAAGCAGACACTTTGGTTCTTAAAGAACGTAAGGGTGCCTATATGCTCAATGCTTCCTATCCCGGCTAAACGCATTGCTGGCACTGGTGCTAAACCTTTTGTAGGTTCTAGACTGCTTTAAATAGTGGCTCCACTGTCCAGAATTAAGTTTTTTTAagtactatacagaacccttgCTCAGAGAGAAGAGCCAACACCAAGAGGCCCTGTGATCATCAGCTAATAAACAAAATCTTATGGGTCCAGTGCCGGTGGTCCAGTGCTGGTACTGGAGTGACGGTGGTCCAGTGCGGGCCATCAGTCAAGTTCTAAGTGCAGGGCAGAACTTCGAGCTGGGAGCAGTTTTAGGACATCCAGCTTTGTGAAACATCTCCCAGGTCAGAGCAGATGTGGGTTTGTTTACCTGCACTCCAAACAGATCCTCGGTGTGGTGTCTCTTCAGCAGAGCCCACTCTGAGGCCTGACCCTGCAGCAGGTTAGTGCACATGGCCATCTCTCCACAGGTGATATCAGCTCCGAACCGCTTACACACACGCCGAAACGGCAGGTTACCGCACtgaaacgcacacacacacacagacacacacgtcTGGAGTTAGACTTAGATACAGAATGATTAAACTGCTCTTTACCACATGAAGCCGAGTTACAGTATACACCCTTCCTCTCGCTATTCTTTAATAACTAGTTATGTAATTATTGACTTTACAGtttcctgaaaaaaaaacacacacacacacacacacacacacacacacacacacacacacacacacacacacacacacaccataccgTAGTTAATGGAGCCAAGTACAGCTTGTCTCTGAAATCCACCTGAATATgagacaaacacacaggtaaTCCTAAACTGGGCAGAACCCTTGTGTACATAATAGCTTGTATATAGAGGTCCACTCCGGCTACACATAGATGTAACacacaagtacagatttctacATCCTTTTTCAGCTCTTTGGCTTTTTTGTAACTGAACGcttgctgtcctcaaacccagactgaagaccctcctcttctgagagtgtAGAGCGTGTGGAGgactgtgtctccagactgacttctggatttagtagagtctaagattagaggatcttctggatttagtagagtctaagattagaggatcttctggatttagtagagtctaagattagaggatcttctggatttagtagagtctaagattagaggatcttctggatttagtagagtctaagattagaggatcttctggatttagtagagtctaagattagaggatcttctggatttagtagagtctaagattagaggatcttctggagtctagtctgtataaactagataagggtgttttctgagtggtagtgaagcacttctgtaagaactctggagaagagagtcAAAGGCCTTCAGTGAAAATTGTAACCCTGCAGAAATTCTGAATAATGTAAGAGAAGCTTTACCATCACAATGTCCTCTGAACGAGGCTGTAAATCAGGCAGGGCTCCAGGAGTCTTTCATTTAGAGATAAAGCTATCGTACAGTAAGAGGAGATCAGCCCAGGGGTGAGGCCTACTgaaactttctgtgaggagcttttattagagcttcagacgtctgcttcccttcacctccactgtagagcagctctgactgggggaggttatctagaaccgagtgtttcacaccaaacccctcaAACCCCCCCTATGAATGATCTCTGTTCATCTGAACTGGTTAGCTCTGCAGAGCACTTCCCCTATGGTACCCTATGAATTCCTGCTTTGGTCACTACTGTACCTGCTTCTTCTCACATGGGCGCAGCTTGATGACGTCAGCATCTGTTAGAGGCCCTATGGTCTTCACAAGGGCCGGTTGTGCCTTTTCGTCCTGTGGGTCACACACCAAAACTGATTAGGCTACAGGCAACCGAACAGTCATCATCATCAGCTGGAGACTCTGGACCCTGACTGTAAGGCTAGTTCACTCACACCCTGAACTCAACTGGAACTCCACTTTCAGGGACCAAGAACCCATTTCTGACTCTACAGCTAGGTACCTCGGACTAAACTGCCAGAGATCTTGGTCAAGGCTCAGATTCTACAGCCAGGCACACCAGAACAGACTTGGACTTAATAGCTAGGGACCCTGGACTTGATTCATCAGGAAGGAGCACTGGACTAAACTCGGACTGTCTTAGGGACTCTGGAGACAACTCTGACTCCTGAGCTCAGGACTCGATGCAGACTCTACAGGAAGTCCTGACTGAGCATGGGCTGTGGTTCGAGGTGGTTTGTGACTCCTAAATCAAAGCAGGCTCATGGCTCAGGAAATGTGGGGACGCTGGACTCCATTCTGTCTGCACAACACAGGACTCCAGACTACACTCTGACTCTACAGCTCAGAGACTCTTCTGTACCTCTGTCCTcagatcagcagcagcagcagttgctTCCTGTTCCACCTCACActgcttctcctcctctttcacACACGTGGCCTCAGTGTTTGCCGCTGATCCAGACTTTCTCCCATTCGCGCCTCCTTTAGCCTTTCCTGCGCCGATGCTCCTCAGGTACGCCTCGGTGCGGTCGAAGGGCACCTGTCTC contains:
- the dus3l gene encoding tRNA-dihydrouridine(47) synthase [NAD(P)(+)]-like, encoding MASAVDAGAEGAESPAAAQTEKGEAALKAQYITTRERFHEFLAAGSKGQKDDGEECAETSAEGANGTLEEPSGGSESKKRKADEEAEAGKRDRKKMKGQNKSRPHMKPHSYEDRRLCPSVIQERDRKCFYAEKCKFLHDVADYMSTKPADLGDRCYLYDTFGRCMYGITCRFASAHTGPDFKNLVKEEVCKSLGQKETIRNNLDKDLQRRLRKRQVPFDRTEAYLRSIGAGKAKGGANGRKSGSAANTEATCVKEEEKQCEVEQEATAAAADLRTEDEKAQPALVKTIGPLTDADVIKLRPCEKKQVDFRDKLYLAPLTTCGNLPFRRVCKRFGADITCGEMAMCTNLLQGQASEWALLKRHHTEDLFGVQLEGCFPDTMTRCAELLNQNIDVDFVDINSGCPIDLVYKKGGGCGLMTRTNKFEQIVRGMNSVLDVPLTVKIRTGVQQNCNVAHKLIPELKKWGVSLITLHGRSREQRYTKLADWNYIDTCSKLASPVPLFGNGDILSYEDALKARETGVSGIMLARGALIKPWLFTEIKERRHWDISSGERMDILRDFTNYGLEHWGSDTQGVEKTRTFLLEWLSFTCRYIPVGLLERVPQKINERPPFYMGRDYLETLMASQHVGDWIKISEMLLGPVPKNFSFLPKHKANAYK